In Candidatus Dependentiae bacterium, the sequence GGGTATTAATACTGCGGGCCATTTTGGAGAAATGCAGAATATGGGTTATATTGTGCCTATTAATTATGCAAAAATTTTGCTTGATGATTTATTTACCCAAAAACTATTACATAAGCCAGCTTTAGGAATTGCTACAAATTATACAACAGAAGAACAAGCAAGATTACTTAAAAATCCTTGGCCTGCTGGAGTCTATATTAATGATGTTCAAGAAGATTCAGTAGCCTATAAAGCAGGAATGCGTACAGGTGATATGCTTTACTCAATTAACGGTTATACTATTGATCCTTTTGGTGACGTTATAGTTGAATGGCGTAGTGCGCGTAAAATATCACTTAAAGAGTTTTTAATTCATCTAAGAGTTAATACTCCGCTTTCTTTTACTGTGTATCGTAAGGGACAAAGAAAAGAGCTTAAGGGGACATTAACTCCACCTGCATTAGAGCCAATTCGTAAAATTTATCCGGACTTTGAAGCTCAAGAGCTTGATTACGAGATTATTGGCGGTATGTGCCTAATGCAATTACGCTCTAATCACTTTGATGTATTACACGATACTTTTGCTTTAAGAGAATATAAAGCTCCTGAAAACGCACATAAAAGTGCTCTTGTTATTACCTCTATAATGCCCGGATCATATGCTGAAAGAATACAGTGCTTTTATCCAGGAGATATTGTAAGTGCTATCAATGATCAAGAAGTATCTACTTTAGTAGATCTTCGAAAAGCATTACTAAAAAGTAAAAAATCTGGTGTTATTGGTATTACTACTAAAAGTAAAATTAATACCGTACTTTCAGTAAACAAACTATTAACTGATGAATCAAGAATAACACGCCAATGTAAATTTACTACAACTCCTGGCATTAAAAGTCTAGGTTCTCATTAATCCACTATTGTTTTTAACTAACTATTAATAGTATATATATACTATACAAGGGCGCTCATAAGGCGCCCTTTTTTATGCCATTAACTGAAAGAAATCATGAAAAAGTATCTATTAATTTTCGTAAGCTCTCTTTTTTTAGAAACTTTGAGTATGGATTTTTCTCACATTTTGTATGAGTTAGCTAATACACATGAAGAGACTGCGCTATTTTCTGCTGCTAAGTTTGGGGATCAAAAGAAACTAGAAACGCTTTTGCGTTTTGGTATAGATGAAAATAAAAGTAGCAAGAGTATTACACCGTTACATGCAGCTGTTTTGGGTGAGCATACTGTTTGTGTAGAGCTGTTATTGCGTGCTGGTGCACACGTTAATGCAGCTACAAGCCGTAGTGAAACGGCGCTTCATTTTGCCATTAATAGTAACTTTATTACGCAGATGCTTATTTCTTATGGTGCCTACGTTGATGCAACTGACATATATGGTTATGTTGCTTTACATAATGCAGCTGCTAAAAACCAAGAGGCTGTTGTTAAAAGTCTTTTACAAGCTGGTGCAGATGTTAATAAGATAGCTCGTGGTGGCACAAGTTGTCTTCATCTAGCTGCAGGCCAAGCAAGCAAAGATCTTGTCATGCTTTTACTTGATGCAGGCGCAGATATTAATCTCACTAATCAATTAGGCGAAACATCTCTTTATGTAGCATTAAATAATAGTAATCAAGCTGTTGTAGAGCTGTTGTTGGAGAGAAATGCTCTTGTTGATAGCTTTTCTAAGCACGGTAATACACCTTTGCATCTTGTTCTTAAAAAAGGCGATGAAAGTTGCCAAAGTAATGCATTAAGACTACTAAAACTTTGTAGTGAGGTTAACCGAGCTGATAGTCAAAAACTTACACCACTTCATATTGCTGTTAAAAAAGAGTATGTAGAGGTTGTAAAGTGTTTGTTAGGAGCTAATGCCCAGGTTAATGTAACTAACTATTTTAATGAAACGCCTTTGCATTTTGCTGCAGTAAGTAATAGTTATGTGGTAAAGTTACTACTCGAGGCCGGTAGCGACCCTTTTATTCAAGATGGCGATGAAAAAACTGCTTTAGATAAAGCTGAAGAAGGGTATTTTTTTGAAACAGAACTAATGAAAAATAACAAACAAGCATGTATTGAACTGTTATGCTATTTTATGGCTCTAAAAAAGAAAGCAGCACTTATAAAATTGTTATCACAAACAAAAGTCAATTTACAGCGCTTTGTATTTTTTGCTAAACTGCTAAGTCTACTTAAAAATAATAGATCTGCTTGTCACCTAACAAATATACCTGTTGATATAATTAAAATAATAGCCGATTATGCTGTGAATATACAACCTGCTTGCTTATAGGGGAAAAGCAAGAAAATAATTACCTAGATAAATATTGCCATTTCTCATTTTATTAATCTACTGATATACTGCCCTATATATCTATAAAACAATACAAGCTAATAGGGTTTATATGAATAATGTAATTTTTGTAGTGGCACTAGGTTTACTTATGCCTTTTTCGTCTTTAGCTTTTAAAGACACGTTGCGTTTAAAAGTAGGGGTAGTGGCAGATCTGCTTAATGGTAGAGGAAGAGTACCTGCAGAGCAAAAAAAAATCGTAAAAGAACTAAAAGAAAAAGTTGGTTTAAGCAATTATAAGATACCGGTAAGAAATACTAATGTGCTGATTAAGTTTTTCTGGGGCTGGCGTTCTGCTTTTGCTTTATTTCCAGGTGTTTTTGATCGTCTTTATATAAATAAAGAGTGGCTGGAAGAGCTTACACCTGATGAGCAAGCTTTTTTAATTAGTTGCCAACTTATAGATATTAAAAACTATACTGGATTGAAAAAATGGGCAGTAAAATTTATAGCTAAGGCATTCCAGAAAAAGTACAAAATGTTCTATATTCCATTAGATCTTTTAGAAAACTATTGCTTGCGCTTATTAGAAGCTGAAACTGATAAAGAAGCAGTGAAATTGCTCAATACTACTGAAGGGGCTATTAATTTATTTTATGAAATGGCTTATGCTAAACATCCAAAAAAATCTTCATGGTACCGTTCAATGCAAATTTCAGGACATAATGTTTTATATCCTATAGCAACTCTACCGGTAATTAAATGGTTTCAAGGTACTGCTCCTTATGGAGATCGTGCTAGTAATATACAAGATGTATTAGATTAAAATTAGCTAGTTAGCGATATAAAAGCAAAAGAAGATATTGGGATCTTCTTTGAAAAGTTAAAGGTGGCTGGATATACCCCAGATCATAACGATATGATCTGGTACCCGTGGAGGCCTGTGTAAGACTTCATCTGAAGCTATGGCCTATGAAGCGAGAAGCCTCCTCCTTTAGGTCGAGGAGATATCACTTACATGTTTATGATAAAATACTTACGTATTTTTAGTATCC encodes:
- a CDS encoding PDZ domain-containing protein, which codes for SDIALLKVTPEGKKVILQELGKVPYLELGDSEELKLVEPVLALGYPLGQSYIKSTVGVLGGREYFEQTNTSYMHITAPINPGNSGGPLLNRKGQVVGINTAGHFGEMQNMGYIVPINYAKILLDDLFTQKLLHKPALGIATNYTTEEQARLLKNPWPAGVYINDVQEDSVAYKAGMRTGDMLYSINGYTIDPFGDVIVEWRSARKISLKEFLIHLRVNTPLSFTVYRKGQRKELKGTLTPPALEPIRKIYPDFEAQELDYEIIGGMCLMQLRSNHFDVLHDTFALREYKAPENAHKSALVITSIMPGSYAERIQCFYPGDIVSAINDQEVSTLVDLRKALLKSKKSGVIGITTKSKINTVLSVNKLLTDESRITRQCKFTTTPGIKSLGSH
- a CDS encoding ankyrin repeat domain-containing protein, encoding MKKYLLIFVSSLFLETLSMDFSHILYELANTHEETALFSAAKFGDQKKLETLLRFGIDENKSSKSITPLHAAVLGEHTVCVELLLRAGAHVNAATSRSETALHFAINSNFITQMLISYGAYVDATDIYGYVALHNAAAKNQEAVVKSLLQAGADVNKIARGGTSCLHLAAGQASKDLVMLLLDAGADINLTNQLGETSLYVALNNSNQAVVELLLERNALVDSFSKHGNTPLHLVLKKGDESCQSNALRLLKLCSEVNRADSQKLTPLHIAVKKEYVEVVKCLLGANAQVNVTNYFNETPLHFAAVSNSYVVKLLLEAGSDPFIQDGDEKTALDKAEEGYFFETELMKNNKQACIELLCYFMALKKKAALIKLLSQTKVNLQRFVFFAKLLSLLKNNRSACHLTNIPVDIIKIIADYAVNIQPACL